A single window of Anas acuta chromosome 31, bAnaAcu1.1, whole genome shotgun sequence DNA harbors:
- the LOC137846294 gene encoding butyrophilin subfamily 1 member A1-like, translated as MTLVPPLIKAVFFLVMGYVLGLPWAKQLSHQALISYPSYITFLSFSEKRSAELAWRKFLLPHNTVKVTLDPDTAHPMLVLSQDNSSVRWKSEWQQVPDTPERFHYWWCVLGREEFREGRHCWLVEVEGERLQYSWWAVGVARASMERKKWINMSPEEGIWAVQYDEGQLMSLTSPHMPLSLSPIPTRIWVCLDCTQGQVSFINADNGVEIFTFTAASFNGESIRPWFWLRTEGIQLCLRDSTL; from the exons ATGACTTTAGTCCCACCTCTGATCAAGGCAGTGTTTTTCCTTGTCATGGGATATGTTCTGGGTCTACCATGGGCTAAGCAACTCTCCCATCAAGCATTAATTTCATACCCATCATACAttactttcctttccttttcagagaaacgatctgcagagctgg CATGGAGAAAGTTTCTGCTGCCTCACAATACAG tgaaggTGACCCTGGATCCAGACACGGCTCATCCCATGCTTGTCCTGTCTCAGGACAACAGCAGTGTGAGATGGAAAAGTGAATGGCAGCAGGTGCCTGACACACCAGAGAGATTTCACTATTGGTGGTGCGTGCTGGGCCGTGAGGAGTTCAGAGAGGGGAGGCACTGCTGgttggtggaggtggagggagaGCGGCTACAGTATTCTTGGTGGGCTGTGGGTGTGGCCAGGGCTTCTATGGAGAGAAAGAAGTGGATCAACATGAGCCCTGAAGAAGGGATCTGGGCTGTGCAGTACGACGAAGGACAGCTCATGTCTCTCACATCTCCTCACAtgcccttgtccctgtcccctatCCCCACAAGGATCTGGGTCTGTCTGGACTGTACCCAGGGGCAGGTGTCTTTTATCAACGCTGACAATGGGGTCGAGATCTTCActttcacagcagcctccttcaATGGGGAGAGCATCCGCCCCTGGTTCTGGCTGAGGACGGAGGGAATTCAGCTGTGCCTGAGGGACAGCACCCTGTaa
- the TAP1 gene encoding antigen peptide transporter 1, producing the protein MGAGRRLLESLRPERWRCAVVAALMGASSLGEMAIPYYTGRASDWVAREDELAAIWPMVLLGLSSAVTELACDIAFVGTLSRVHGHLQRRLFGAVLRGDIAELRDEGAGDVAARVTGDVEATREALGEALSLLLWYLARGICLFSTMAWLSPRMALVTALVLPFLLLLPRAIGRLQQGLAPKVQKALAHASEVAVETFQAMATVRSFANEDGVAARYRQCLHQTHQLEKQDAVLYAVSAWTSGFSALALKMGILYYGGQLVAAGTISTGDLVTFLLYQLQFTDVVEVLLRYYPTLTKAVGSSEKIFEFLDREPQVAPSGTLAPSDLRGHLQLEDVWFSYPGRQEPVLKGVSLELRPGEVLALMGPPGAGKSTLVSLLLRLHQPTAGRLLLDGHPLSAYRHSYLCHRVATVPQEPVLFARSLHANIAYGPESWSRAQVTAAARRVGAHNFITRLPRGYDTEVGELGGQLSGGQRQGVAIARALVRDPHILVLDEPTSALDAECQQQVERELFEDSGTRRTVLLVTGQVALAARAHQVALMEGGQVREQGPPSNLLRPGSCYWHLLQDGGHQGTLGDGDKGTGSGDEGQQEPGMRTVQARMETSGDGELGSTEQTRSWDGDTGSQDGDTESWDGDTRARDGDTKGRGIGGDTTIPWDGDTRS; encoded by the exons ATGGGCgccggccgccgcctcctggaGTCGCTGCGCCCCGAGCGCTGGCGCTGCGCGGTGGTGGCGGCGCTGATGGGGGCCTCGTCGCTCG GGGAGATGGCCATCCCCTACTACACGGGGCGCGCCAGTGACTGGGTGGCCCGCGAGGATGAGCTGGCGGCCATCTGGCccatggtgctgctggggctgagcag CGCCGTCACCGAGCTGGCCTGCGACATCGCCTTCGTGGGGACGCTGAGCCGCGTGCACGGCCACCTGCAGCGCCGCCTCTTTGGGGCTGTCCTCCGCGGGGACATCGCTGAGCTGCGGGACGAGGGGGCCG GAGATGTGGCAGCACGGGTGACAGGGGACGTGGAGGCCACCCGTGAGGCCCTGGGCGAGGCgctgagcctgctgctgtggTACCTGGCGCGGGGCATCTGCCTCTTCAGCACCATGGCCTGGCTGTCCCCGCGCATGGCCCTCGTCACCGCCCTGgtgctgcccttcctcctgTTGCTGCCCAGGGCCATCGGCAGGCTCCAGCAG GGCCTGGCTCCAAAGGTGCAGAAGGCGCTGGCCCACGCCAGTGAGGTGGCAGTGGAGACCTTCCAGGCCATGGCCACCGTGCGCAGCTTCGCCAACGAGGACGGGGTGGCTGCGCGCTACCGCCAGTGCCTGCACCAGACCCaccagctggagaagcaggaTGCGGTCCTCTACGCCGTCTCTGCCTGGACCAGTGGT TTCTCAGCGCTGGCCCTGAAGATGGGGATCCTCTACTACGGGGGACAGCTGGTGGCCGCAGGGACCATCAGTACCGGGGACCTCGTCACCTTCCTCCTCTACCAGTTGCAGTTCACTGATGTCGTGGAG GTCCTGCTCCGCTACTACCCCACTCTGACGAAGGCTGTGGGCTCCTCGGAGAAGATCTTTGAGTTCCTGGACCGGGAGCCACAGGTCGCACCCTCGGGGACACTAGCACCGAGTGACCTGCGGGGCCACCTCCAGCTTGAGGACGTCTGGTTCTCCTACCCTGGGCGCcaggagcctgtcctcaag GGTGTGTCCCTGGAGCTGCGCCCCGGGGAGGTGCTGGCACTGATGGGGCCCCCAGGCGCGGGGAAGAGCACCctggtgtccctgctgctgcgcCTGCACCAGCCCACGGCCGGGCGCCTGCTCTTGGACGGCCATCCCCTCAGCGCCTACCGCCACTCCTACCTGTGCCACCGG GTGGCCACCGTCCCCCAGGAGCCGGTGCTCTTTGCCCGCTCACTCCACGCCAACATCGCCTACGGGCCAGAGAGCTGGAGCCGGGCGCAGGTGACAGCGGCAGCCCGCCGGGTGGGCGCCCACAATTTCATCACCCGCCTGCCCCGAGGCTATGACACAG AGGTGGGTGAGCTTGGGGGGCAGCTCTCCGGGGGACAGCGGCAAGGGGTGGCCATCGCCCGTGCCCTGGTGCGGGACCCTCACATCCTTGTCCTTGACGAGCCCACCAGTGCCCTGGATGctgagtgccagcagcag GTGGAGCGGGAGCTCTTCGAGGACAGCGGGACCAGGCGCACGGTGCTGCTGGTGACAGGGCAGGTGGCCCTGGCAGCACGGGCACACCAGGTGGCCCTGATGGAGGGGGGGCAGGTACGCGAGCAGGGCCCCCCCAGCAATCTGCTGCGCCCCGGCAGCTGCTACTGGCACCTGCTGCAGGATgggggacaccaggggacattgggggatggggacaagggcACAGGGAGTGGGGAtgaggggcagcaggagccagggaTGAGGACGGTACAAGCCAGAATGGAGACATcaggggatggggagctgggcagcactgagcagacaaggagctgggatggggacactgggagccAGGATGGTGACACTGAGAGCTGGGATGGTGACACAAGggccagggatggggacaccaagGGCAGAGGTATAGGTGGGGACACTACTATCCCTTGGGATGGAGACACCAGGAGCTAG
- the TAP2 gene encoding antigen peptide transporter 2 codes for MELLPTLRLACVLLLADLVVLAALAQLAPALAQLGLVATWLEAGLRLPVLVGAGRLLAPGGPRGAAALVSLAPATFLTLRGCLELPGAPPVLLAMATPSWLALAYGAVLLALLTWTSLAPGVALGTKEVKYQAALRRQLALAWPEWPFLSGAFFFLVLAALGETSVPYCTGKALDVLRHGDGPTAFATAIGFVCLASASSSLFAGCRGGLFSFIMARLTLRTRDRLFSGLVHQDLAFFQQTTAADLASRLATDVPLASRVVPGSANIALRNLGKVLGLSAFMLALSPRLTLLALLEVPLAIVARKIYNARYQMLQQAVLDATAGTGMVVQEAISSIETVRAFAGEEEEERRYGQALTKMLGLRDQRDMEKAIFLLIRRALQLAVQALVLYCGHQQLREGTLTAGGLVAFILYQNNAGSSVQALAYAYGDLLSNVAAAHKIFDYLDREPVVGTGGTSEPATLQGHVTFQHVSFAYPTRPEHLVLQDVSFELRPGEVTALAGLNGSGKSTCAGLLQRFYEPTAGEVLLDGVPLRDYKHRYLHRQVALVGQEPVLFSGSIRDNIAYGLEDCREEEIIAAAEAAGALDFISALDQGFDTDVGERGDQLSAGQKQRVAIARALVRCPAVLILDEATSALDGDGDVALQQWVQSGGDRTVLLITHHPRMLEKADRVVVLEHGTVAEMGTPAELAACGGPYSRLLQR; via the exons ATGGAGTTGCTGCCCACCTTGCGCCTGGCCTGTGTCCTGCTCCTGGCTGACCTGGTCGTGCTGGCAGCACTGGCCCAGTTGGCCCCAGCACTGGCCCAGCTGGGTCTAGTGGCCACATGGCTGGAGGCTGGGCTGCGGCTACCAGTGCTGGTGGGAGCTGGGAGGCTGTTGGCCCCCGGAGGACCCCGGGGAGCCGCAGCCCTGGTGAGCCTGGCCCCTGCCACCTTCCTTACCCTGCGGGGCTGCCTGGAGCTGCCTGGGGCTCCACcagtgctgctggccatggccacaCCATCCTGGCTGGCATTGGCCTATGGGGCAGTCTTGCTGGCCCTGCTCACCTGGACCTCCCTGGCACCTGGGGTGGCCCTGGGGACCAAGGAGGTCAAGTACCAGGCGGCCCTGCGCCGGCAGCTGGCCCTGGCCTGGCCTGAGTGGCCCTTCCTCAGCGGAGCCTTCTTCTTCCTCGTGCTGGCTGCATTGGGTGAGACCTCCGTGCCCTACTGCACTGGGAAGGCCTTGGATGTCCTCCGTCATGGGGATGGCCCCACTGCCTTTGCCACTGCCATCGGCTTTGTGTGCCTCGCCTCTGCCAGCAG TTCGCTGTTTGCTGGCTGCCGTGGGGGCCTCTTCAGCTTCATCATGGCTCGCCTCACACTGCGCACCCGCGACCGGCTCTTCTCTGGCCTGGTACACCAGGATCTGGCCTTCTTCCAGCAGACCACAGCAG CTGATCTGGCCTCCCGGCTGGCCACTGACGTGCCACTGGCGAGCAGGGTGGTTCCAGGCAGTGCCAACATTGCCCTGAGGAACCTGGGGAAGGTTCTGGGGCTCAGTGCCTTCATGCTGGCGCTCTCACCACGCCTGACCCTGCTGGCGCTGCTTGAGGTTCCCCTTGCCATTGTTGCGCGCAAGATCTACAATGCCCGATACCAG ATGCTGCAGCAGGCCGTGCTGGATGCAACAGCTGGCACTGGGATGGTGGTGCAGGAGGCCATCTCCTCCATTGAGACAGTGCGGGCCtttgctggggaggaggaggaagagcgcCGGTACGGCCAGGCACTGACCAAGATGCTGGGGCTGCGGGACCAGCGGGACATGGAGAAGGCAATCTTCCTCCTCATCCGGCGG gcactgcagctgGCCGTGCAGGCACTGGTGTTGTACTgtggccaccagcagctccGTGAGGGGACCCTCACTGCTGGTGGCCTCGTCGCCTTCATCCTCTACCAGAATAATGCCGGCAGCAGTGTGCAG GCGCTGGCATACGCCTACGGCGACCTGCTGAGCAATGTGGCAGCTGCCCACAAGATCTTCGACTACCTGGACCGTGAGCCGGTTGTGGGCACTGGGGGCACCTCAGAGCCTGCCACACTGCAAGGCCACGTCACCTTCCAGCACGTCTCCTTTGCCTACCCCACGCGCCCCGAGCACCTTGTCCTGCAGGATGTCTCCTTTGAGCTGCGCCCCGGTGAGGTGACAGCACTGGCAGGGCTGAATGGCAGTGGGAAGAGCAcctgtgctgggctgctgcagcgctTCTATGAGCCCACGgctggggaggtgctgctggatgGGGTGCCACTGCGTGATTACAAGCACCGGTACCTACACCGCCAG GTGGCACTGGTGGGGCAGGAGCCCGTGCTCTTCTCTGGCTCCATCCGGGACAACATTGCCTATGGGCTGGAGgactgcagggaggaggagatcatagcagctgcagaggctgctggtgcCTTGGACTTTATCTCTGCACTGGACCAAGGCTTTGACACTG ATGTAGGGGAGAGAGGAGATCAGCTCTCGGCTGGGCAGAAGCAGCGTGTTGCCATTGCCCGGGCCTTGGTGCGATGCCCCGCTGTCCTCATCCTCGACGAGGCCACCAGTGCTctggatggggatggggatgtaGCG ctgcagcagtgggtGCAGAGTGGGGGGGACCGGACGGTGCTGCTCATCACCCACCACCCGCGGATGCTGGAGAAGGCTGACCGCGTTGTGGTGCTGGAGCATGGCACCGTGGCTGAGATGGGGACACCCGCTGAGCTCGCGGCCTGTGGTGGGCCCTACAGCCGCCTGCTGCAGCGCTAA
- the LOC137846235 gene encoding class I histocompatibility antigen, F10 alpha chain-like: MRCGAANRVAGRRWRRGMPSSSGGSSGHSGAMGPGRAGALGLVLWLLLGVLGGAASEPHSLHYFYTAVSEPSPGVPQFVAVGSVDGEVFARYDSETRRTDSMMDWTSAIDDKQYWERNTQIAQNAEQIFRGHLETLRERYNQSRGSHTWQRMYGCDVLEDGSIRGFDQYGYEGRDYIALDKDTQTFTAADAAAQITKRKWETEGTFAEQMKYYLENTCIEWLGKHVSYRKDVQERRERPEVRVSGMEADKTLTLSCRAHGFYPRPISISWLKDGVVQEQETQRGSTAPNSDGTYHVWATIDVLPGDRDKYQCRVEHASLSQPGLFSWEPQSNLIPIVVGVAVAVVTVIAALAGFAVWKSKQGNVPGRVRQRGAGGRQGLEGLYEELGHLWEAPSLAMTCVWC; this comes from the exons ATGCGCTGCGGAGCCGCCAATCGCGTCGCGGGGCGGAGGTGGAGACGCGGGATGCCTTCGAGCTCCGGAGGCAGCTCGGGGCACAGCGGAGCCATGGGACCGGGACGGGCGGGGGCCCTGGGCCTCgtcctgtggctgctgctgggggtccTGGGTGGAGCAGCGAGCG AGCCCCACTCCCTGCACTATTTCTACACCGCGGTGTCGGAACCGAGCCCGGGGGTGCCGCAGTTTGTGGCCGTGGGGTCCGTGGACGGGGAGGTCTTTGCACGCTATGACAGTGAGACCAGGAGGACGGATTCCATGATGGACTGGACGTCGGCCATCGATGACAAGCAGTACTGGGAGAGGAACACCCAGATTGCTCAGAATGCTGAGCAGATTTTCCGTGGGCACCTGGAGACGCTGCGGGAGCGCTACAACCAGAGCAGGG GGTCTCACACATGGCAGCGCATGTATGGCTGTGACGTCCTCGAGGATGGTAGTATTAGGGGGTTTGATCAGTATGGCTACGAAGGAAGAGACTACATTGCCTTGGACAAAGACACTCAGACATTCACTGCAGCGGACGCTGCAGCACAAATCACCAAGAGGAAGTGGGAGACGGAAGGAACTTTTGCAGAGCAGATGAAGTACTACCTGGAGAACACCTGCATTGAGTGGCTGGGGAAACACGTGAGCTATAGGAAGGATgtgcaggagaggagag AACGCCCCGAGGTCCGAGTGTCTGGGATGGAGGCTGACAAGACCCTGACCTTGTCCTGCCGTGCTCACGGCTTCTACCCGCGACCCATCTCCATCAGCTGGCTGAAGGATGGCGTGGTCCAGGAGCAGGAGACCCAGAGGGGCAGCACTGCACCCAACAGTGACGGCACCTACCATGTCTGGGCCACCATCGATGTCCTGCcgggggacagggacaagtaCCAGTGCCGTGTGGAGCATGCCAGCCTGTCCCAGCCTGGCCTCTTCTCATGGG AGCCACAGTCCAACCTGATCCCCATCGTGGTGGGGGTGGCTGTTGCTGTCGTGACTGTCATCGCTGCCCTGGCTGGATTTGCTGTCTGGAAGAGCAAGCAGGGTAACGTGCCTGGGCGGGTGAGGCAGAGGGGTGCGGGAGGAAGGCAGGGTCTGGAGGGGCTGTATGAGGAGCTGGGGCACCTTTGGGAGGCCCCCAGCCTGGCCATGACATGTGTCTGGTGCTGA
- the LOC137846244 gene encoding class I histocompatibility antigen, F10 alpha chain-like, whose product MPSSSGGSSGPSGAMGPGRAGALGLVLGLLLLLGVLGGAASEPHSLRYFYTAVSDPSPGVPQFMSVGYVDGHLIDRYDSETRRDEPGAGWIAANMDQQYWDRQTETLQGNEQVFRMGLDALQERYNQSRGSHTWQRMYGCDLLEDGSIRGFEQYGYEGRDFITLDKDTLMYTAADAAALITKRKWEQEGTYVDRTKYYLENTCIEWLRKYVSYGKDVLERRERPEVRVSGMEAYKTLTLSCRAYGFYPRPISISWLKDGVVQEQETQRGSTMPNSDGTYHAWATIDVLPGDRDKYQCRVEHASLPQPGLFSWETQSNLIPIVAGVAVAVVAVIAALAGFAVWKSKQGNVPGRGRRGRDTT is encoded by the exons ATGCCTTCGAGCTCCGGCGGCAGCTCGGGGCCCAGCGGAGCCATGGGTCCGGGACGGGCGGGGGCCCTGGGCCTcgtcctggggctgctgctgttgctgggGGTCCTGGGCGGAGCAGCGAGCG AGCCCCACTCCCTGCGCTATTTCTACACCGCGGTGTCAGACCCAAGCCCGGGGGTGCCGCAGTTCATGTCTGTGGGTTACGTGGACGGGCACCTCATCGACCGCTATGACAGCGAGACCCGGAGGGATGAGCCTGGTGCAGGCTGGATTGCAGCCAATATGGATCAGCAGTACTGGGACAGGCAGACCGAGACCTTACAGGGGAATGAGCAGGTTTTCCGCATGGGCCTGGACGCGTTGCAGGAGCGCTACAACCAGAGCAGGG GCTCTCACACATGGCAGCGCATGTATGGCTGTGACCTCCTCGAGGATGGTAGTATTAGGGGGTTTGAGCAGTATGGCTACGAAGGAAGAGACTTCATTACCTTGGACAAAGATACGCTGATGTACACTGCAGCGGACGCTGCAGCACTAATCACCAAGAGGAAGTGGGAGCAGGAAGGGACTTATGTGGACCGGACAAAGTACTACCTGGAGAATACCTGCATTGAGTGGCTAAGGAAATATGTGAGCTATGGGAAGGACGTACTGGAGAGGAGAG aGCGCCCCGAGGTTCGAGTGTCTGGGATGGAGGCTTACAAGACCCTGACCTTGTCCTGTCGTGCCTACGGCTTCTACCCGCGACCCATCTCCATCAGCTGGCTGAAGGATGGCGTGGTCCAGGAGCAGGAGACCCAGAGGGGGAGCACCATGCCCAACAGTGATGGCACCTACCATGCCTGGGCCACCATCGATGTCCTGCcgggggacagggacaagtaCCAGTGCCGCGTGGAGCATGccagcctgccccagcctggcctcTTCTCATGGG AGACACAGTCTAACCTGATCCCCATCGTGGCGGGGGTGGCTGTAGCTGTCGTGGCTGTCATCGCTGCCCTGGCTGGATTTGCTGTCTGGAAGAGCAAGCAGGGTAACGTGCCTGGGCGG ggaagaaggggaagggatACAACGTGA